In Brevibacterium zhoupengii, the following are encoded in one genomic region:
- a CDS encoding thiolase domain-containing protein translates to MPKPAIIGWSHGKFGRAESSLPEMMGEVARDAIADAGLEPADIDVIHVGVYNNGLSTQGFEAALPGVVFPELALTPAHRHENACATGSTAVFSAHDSIAAGRHKTALVIGAERMTQASGHDVNQVLLSASYREEEEHFKSFAGVFGEIARQYFERYGDHSETLARIAAKNHANGSQNPLAHMQKDLGFDFCNAVSEKNPYVAEPLRRTDCSMVSDGAVAVVMAAEDVAASAPQAVTWRGMGNANDVLPLSQRDPLEMAGARRAMAQALDAAGIGIYDLDLLETHDCFTIAELLEYEAFGLAEPGQGNRLLTEGTTAVGGRLPVNASGGLKAKGHPIGATGVSMHALAAAQLTGRSPGIQIQDPELAGVFNMGGAAVSNFASILERAH, encoded by the coding sequence ATGCCCAAGCCTGCGATCATCGGTTGGTCTCACGGAAAGTTCGGTCGCGCGGAATCGTCTCTTCCCGAGATGATGGGTGAGGTCGCACGGGACGCCATCGCCGATGCGGGTCTCGAGCCGGCTGACATCGACGTCATTCACGTCGGTGTCTACAACAACGGTTTGTCCACGCAGGGTTTCGAAGCAGCGCTTCCCGGAGTCGTCTTCCCCGAACTGGCTCTCACCCCAGCCCATCGGCATGAGAATGCCTGTGCCACGGGCTCGACCGCAGTCTTTTCCGCCCACGACTCCATTGCGGCCGGCCGGCACAAGACAGCCCTGGTCATCGGGGCCGAACGCATGACGCAGGCCTCGGGCCACGACGTCAACCAAGTCCTCCTCAGTGCCAGCTACCGGGAAGAGGAAGAGCACTTCAAGTCTTTCGCCGGAGTCTTCGGTGAGATCGCCCGCCAATACTTCGAACGCTACGGCGACCACTCGGAAACGCTGGCGAGGATCGCTGCGAAGAATCACGCCAACGGCTCCCAGAATCCGCTGGCCCACATGCAGAAGGACCTCGGCTTCGACTTCTGCAACGCGGTCTCGGAGAAGAACCCCTACGTCGCCGAGCCGCTGCGTCGCACCGACTGCTCGATGGTCTCCGACGGAGCCGTCGCCGTGGTCATGGCCGCTGAGGATGTCGCGGCCTCGGCCCCGCAAGCTGTGACCTGGCGCGGTATGGGCAACGCCAATGACGTCCTTCCTCTGTCCCAGCGTGACCCACTGGAGATGGCCGGCGCCCGCCGAGCCATGGCCCAGGCGCTTGACGCCGCTGGAATCGGCATCTACGACCTCGACCTGCTCGAGACCCACGACTGCTTCACCATCGCCGAACTCCTCGAATACGAGGCCTTCGGACTTGCCGAACCCGGGCAGGGGAATCGTCTCCTGACCGAGGGCACCACCGCCGTCGGCGGACGCCTGCCGGTCAACGCCTCGGGCGGACTCAAGGCCAAGGGCCACCCGATCGGCGCCACCGGCGTCTCCATGCACGCGCTCGCCGCAGCCCAGCTCACGGGTCGCTCACCAGGCATCCAGATCCAGGATCCGGAACTGGCCGGGGTCTTCAACATGGGCGGAGCCGCCGTGTCCAACTTCGCCTCGATCCTTGAGCGCGCGCACTGA
- a CDS encoding flavin reductase family protein, with translation MKRLADPMTPLAQRIRGLEMPWNRVLSSTTGPAGAATALGPWHPQEFSAECVETIPEAGDMMVFVFRRMDGAPLAFRSGQYINIDFPVHGPDAEPVSRSYSISSAPTEPWTFSITIKRDPKGLVSSWAHESLRVGTVLEMLGPVGAFHLADYDRRARYLLLAAGAGITPLMSMVRTIHSLPGQADVVLLYHGSAPDRFAFAEELNFLQRADFRIEVIYTLGDRTQADDSAGAGSVWGGKTGRLSTALIEEVVPDANGRQVFACGPEGYLNTATDCLREVGVDDTSVFMEFFSGDRETRAEYAEEVAIAGEIAEEIASASEEYYEAQPAALEMYEPEYTADGPVEATASPLEAVDALAEVPVEPEAELVVAGVEPVADTASDSASETVPATASATDVEARGDEVTVVDPTTFATVGDGEHLMSFVRTGLNVRVNSEEFVLDAARRAGVKIGANCQEGMCGSCKVVKLDGEVDMNHQGGIRAREIDAGKFLPCCSTATSDLVIDA, from the coding sequence ATGAAGCGCCTCGCCGACCCCATGACTCCGCTGGCGCAGCGGATCCGGGGCCTCGAGATGCCGTGGAACCGGGTGCTCTCCAGCACGACGGGACCCGCCGGTGCCGCCACGGCACTCGGACCGTGGCACCCACAGGAGTTCTCCGCCGAGTGTGTGGAGACCATCCCCGAGGCGGGCGACATGATGGTCTTCGTCTTCCGTCGGATGGACGGTGCCCCACTGGCATTCCGGTCCGGTCAGTACATCAACATCGACTTCCCGGTGCATGGGCCCGACGCCGAACCGGTGTCTCGCAGCTACTCGATCTCGAGCGCGCCGACCGAGCCGTGGACGTTCTCCATCACGATCAAACGCGACCCGAAAGGGCTCGTCTCGTCCTGGGCACACGAGTCCCTTCGGGTCGGCACCGTCCTGGAGATGCTGGGTCCGGTGGGAGCGTTCCACCTGGCCGATTACGATCGGCGAGCCCGTTACCTCCTGCTGGCGGCCGGAGCCGGCATCACCCCGCTGATGTCGATGGTGCGCACGATCCACTCTCTGCCTGGCCAGGCCGACGTCGTCCTGCTCTATCACGGCTCGGCACCGGATCGCTTTGCGTTTGCCGAGGAGCTCAACTTCCTGCAGAGGGCCGACTTCCGCATCGAGGTCATCTACACCCTCGGCGATCGGACACAGGCAGACGACTCGGCCGGCGCTGGAAGTGTGTGGGGTGGAAAGACCGGCCGCCTCTCGACTGCGCTCATCGAGGAAGTCGTCCCCGACGCCAATGGGCGACAGGTTTTCGCATGTGGACCCGAGGGGTATCTCAACACTGCGACGGACTGCTTGCGCGAGGTCGGTGTGGATGACACCTCGGTGTTCATGGAGTTCTTCTCCGGCGACCGAGAGACACGTGCCGAATACGCCGAGGAAGTTGCGATCGCAGGCGAGATTGCCGAAGAGATCGCATCGGCCAGCGAAGAATACTACGAAGCGCAGCCCGCCGCCTTGGAGATGTACGAACCCGAATACACTGCTGACGGGCCAGTCGAGGCTACCGCTTCGCCGCTTGAAGCCGTCGACGCCTTGGCCGAAGTCCCGGTCGAACCGGAGGCCGAGTTGGTCGTGGCTGGTGTTGAGCCGGTGGCGGACACTGCGTCCGACTCGGCTTCCGAGACCGTCCCGGCGACCGCCTCGGCGACGGACGTAGAGGCACGAGGTGACGAAGTCACGGTTGTCGATCCGACGACTTTCGCTACCGTGGGCGACGGCGAGCACCTGATGTCCTTTGTGCGCACCGGACTCAATGTTCGCGTGAACTCGGAGGAATTCGTCCTCGACGCCGCACGTCGTGCCGGTGTGAAGATCGGCGCGAACTGCCAAGAGGGCATGTGCGGATCGTGCAAGGTCGTCAAGCTCGACGGGGAGGTCGACATGAACCATCAGGGCGGCATCCGCGCACGCGAGATCGATGCGGGGAAGTTCCTTCCTTGCTGTTCGACGGCGACGAGCGACCTGGTCATCGACGCCTGA
- a CDS encoding TetR/AcrR family transcriptional regulator: MAKRALYSSEDILAAAVSAVANRGHAATVSDVTTILGAPSGSIYHRFPTREALFASAWIRCVHQFQDSLATVAEIEDPLEAIVETGLLIPRFCRRHPAEARTLTLYRHAELLANPPKGLQDDLTGLNDAVAAHITDLTRRRFGEVTPRRLELIALACRETPYGMVRGHIGGQIPDWLDRPIAAAIAAIASMEESSTD, translated from the coding sequence ATGGCGAAACGCGCTCTCTACTCCAGCGAAGACATTCTGGCTGCCGCCGTCAGCGCAGTCGCGAATCGCGGCCACGCGGCCACCGTTTCGGACGTGACCACCATCCTCGGCGCACCGTCGGGGTCGATCTATCACCGGTTCCCGACCCGCGAGGCGCTGTTCGCCTCAGCTTGGATCCGGTGCGTTCATCAGTTCCAGGACTCCCTTGCCACAGTCGCGGAGATCGAAGACCCCCTCGAGGCGATCGTCGAAACGGGTCTGCTGATCCCGCGCTTCTGTCGCAGACATCCCGCAGAGGCGCGGACCCTCACCCTCTACCGGCACGCCGAGCTTCTCGCGAACCCGCCGAAGGGACTCCAGGACGACCTGACAGGACTCAACGATGCCGTCGCCGCACACATCACCGACCTCACCCGCCGGCGATTCGGCGAGGTCACTCCGCGCAGGCTCGAACTGATCGCCCTGGCGTGCCGAGAGACCCCCTACGGCATGGTGCGCGGCCACATCGGCGGCCAGATCCCCGACTGGCTCGATCGGCCCATCGCCGCCGCTATTGCCGCGATCGCTTCGATGGAGGAGTCGAGCACCGACTAG
- a CDS encoding MFS transporter, whose product MPSWLIALLAAAFVLYTDDYVIAGILPEISRDLQVSEGQAGQLVTVFSLTVAVVAPVAAVVLARLPRHRLITGALLVFIAANGLAAVAPSFGVLMAVRVLAAVAAAAATPAIFAFAARHAPAGKAGRYLAVVSFGVTGSIAAGVPIGAWIGGTFGWRATFALMALSGVLVVLAIVVAVPRGEGHGGMLGLREQLSVLLQRPISLCLIANCSLMTGSMMMLTYLAPYLSTVSGADVEERALAFGLAGAAGFIGIWLGGTAADRWGADRALLFGISTIAVAMIVLWLIWFGRPVPLPIVLVATTVWGGMAFWNAPAIQVRLTSFAGPLAGQALGLNTSGTYLGVSCGAALGGLALAELGVGALPLISAAFACGAVLLLACARHDSMKGNHAP is encoded by the coding sequence ATGCCGAGCTGGCTGATTGCGCTGCTGGCTGCCGCCTTCGTCCTCTACACCGATGACTATGTGATCGCTGGAATTCTGCCGGAGATCTCCAGGGATCTGCAGGTGTCCGAGGGGCAGGCGGGGCAGCTGGTGACGGTGTTCTCTCTGACCGTCGCCGTCGTTGCCCCTGTCGCGGCGGTCGTGCTGGCTCGTCTTCCACGACACAGGCTCATCACAGGCGCTCTCCTGGTCTTCATTGCGGCGAATGGCCTGGCGGCAGTCGCGCCGTCCTTCGGCGTGCTCATGGCGGTGCGTGTGCTGGCCGCTGTTGCGGCGGCAGCTGCGACTCCCGCGATCTTCGCCTTCGCCGCCCGCCATGCACCGGCCGGGAAGGCGGGACGCTATCTTGCCGTCGTCTCCTTCGGGGTGACGGGCTCAATCGCGGCCGGAGTGCCCATCGGCGCCTGGATCGGCGGCACTTTCGGCTGGCGGGCGACGTTCGCGCTCATGGCGCTGAGCGGCGTGCTGGTGGTGCTTGCGATCGTCGTCGCTGTTCCGCGCGGAGAGGGGCACGGCGGGATGCTCGGGCTGCGTGAACAGCTGAGCGTCCTCCTGCAGCGGCCGATCAGCCTGTGTCTGATCGCCAATTGTTCGCTGATGACCGGATCGATGATGATGCTCACCTATCTGGCTCCCTATCTGTCGACAGTATCCGGCGCGGATGTCGAGGAGCGTGCGCTCGCATTCGGTCTCGCCGGTGCAGCAGGATTCATCGGCATCTGGCTCGGGGGGACGGCCGCCGATCGATGGGGAGCCGACCGTGCGCTGCTGTTCGGAATCAGCACGATAGCCGTCGCGATGATCGTGCTGTGGCTGATCTGGTTCGGTCGGCCCGTGCCTCTGCCCATCGTTCTGGTAGCGACGACCGTCTGGGGAGGCATGGCGTTCTGGAATGCCCCGGCGATCCAAGTGCGGCTGACGTCGTTCGCCGGACCCCTGGCGGGCCAGGCACTTGGGCTCAACACTTCTGGAACCTATCTGGGAGTCTCCTGCGGCGCAGCACTCGGTGGGCTGGCACTTGCCGAGCTCGGTGTCGGTGCCTTGCCCCTCATCTCGGCCGCTTTCGCCTGCGGGGCGGTCCTCCTCCTCGCGTGTGCACGACACGATTCGATGAAGGGAAATCACGCACCTTGA
- a CDS encoding GcvT family protein, with protein sequence MPISSPRVVIIGAGIVGANLADELAQLGWTNTLVLEQGPLNIPGGSTSHAPGLVFSSNGSKSMTEFAQYTIEKLTSLTGPDGRGSFLPVGGLEIATQDDRLQDLHRRAGWNRSWGVDAEVVDAQECLRLFPMLNPDKVLGGLLTPGDGLALAARGTQLVMDRARAAGVEFRDRTTVTGIEQSGGTVTAVLAGEDRFPADIVVSCAGFWGPKIGEMVGTTIPLLPLGHQFAWTTEVPSLVGKNEQPAGASAPILRYQDKDLYYREWGERIGIGSYAHRPMPVDLDTLRTYSPDEITDEVMPSSLEFTPEDFAREWEATKELLPELRQTQVQRGFNGIFSFTPDGGSLVGQSREVDGFFVAEAVWVTHGAGIAKAVAELISLGRSNTDLSGIDLNRFEDALTTPEYVSETSQQNFVEIYDVIHPLQPRVSPRDVRLSPFNDRQKELGAFFLETNGWERPHWYEANAALLNELPAEWKAPEREGWADMFHSPIAAVEAWKTRTNVAMYDMTALKRFEVKGPGAGELLHGLTTSSMLRKPGAVSYTLLLDHEGGITSDITVAILDEQTYQVGANSNIDFATITRAAREQSAADPSKWATVRETTQGTCCIGLWGPLAREVIGQVSTDDLSNDGLKYFRTKQITIGGVPVTAMRLSYVGELGWELYTSMDLGHRLWDVLWEAGREFGLIAGGREAFNSMRLEKGFRSFGSDMTSEHEPVQAGLGFAVKASKTDDFRGKSALEARAAAATKKLTCLTLDRREDVVLGSEPVYVAGRAGVGVSAEDAANSAGKADGYVTSAAYGYSIGQTIAYAWLPNTLGVGDGVEIEYLGTRLPATVTAEPIFDPEMTRLKG encoded by the coding sequence GTGCCGATTTCCTCACCTCGGGTCGTCATCATCGGAGCCGGCATCGTCGGAGCCAACCTCGCGGACGAACTCGCCCAGCTCGGCTGGACCAACACCCTCGTCCTCGAACAGGGACCCTTGAATATCCCCGGTGGATCGACCTCGCACGCACCCGGCCTGGTCTTCTCCTCGAACGGGTCGAAGTCGATGACCGAGTTCGCGCAGTACACGATTGAGAAGCTCACCTCGCTGACTGGCCCCGATGGTCGCGGTTCGTTCCTGCCCGTCGGTGGACTTGAGATCGCCACCCAGGACGACCGGCTCCAGGACCTGCACCGCCGTGCCGGTTGGAATCGGTCCTGGGGTGTCGATGCCGAGGTGGTCGATGCGCAGGAATGCCTGCGATTGTTCCCCATGCTCAATCCGGACAAGGTCCTCGGCGGACTGCTGACTCCGGGCGATGGGCTGGCGCTCGCCGCTCGCGGCACCCAGCTGGTCATGGACCGCGCTCGGGCCGCTGGTGTTGAGTTCCGTGATCGCACCACCGTGACCGGCATCGAGCAGTCCGGTGGCACGGTCACAGCAGTGCTGGCCGGCGAGGACCGGTTCCCGGCGGACATCGTCGTCTCCTGCGCCGGATTCTGGGGTCCGAAGATCGGTGAGATGGTCGGGACCACGATCCCGTTGCTGCCGCTGGGGCACCAGTTCGCCTGGACGACCGAGGTGCCCAGCCTCGTCGGCAAGAACGAGCAGCCGGCAGGAGCCTCGGCGCCCATTCTTCGCTACCAGGACAAGGACCTCTACTACCGCGAATGGGGTGAGCGGATCGGGATCGGCTCCTATGCTCACCGACCGATGCCAGTCGACCTGGACACGCTGCGCACCTATTCGCCCGATGAGATCACCGACGAGGTCATGCCCTCGAGCCTCGAGTTCACTCCCGAGGACTTCGCCCGAGAGTGGGAGGCCACCAAGGAGCTGCTGCCCGAACTGCGCCAGACTCAGGTCCAGCGCGGCTTCAACGGCATCTTCTCCTTCACCCCCGACGGCGGATCGCTCGTGGGGCAGTCCCGAGAGGTCGACGGATTCTTCGTCGCCGAGGCGGTCTGGGTCACCCACGGAGCCGGCATCGCGAAGGCAGTCGCCGAACTCATCTCACTTGGCCGCTCGAACACAGATCTGTCCGGCATCGACCTCAACCGTTTCGAGGACGCACTGACGACCCCCGAATACGTCAGCGAGACCTCCCAGCAGAACTTCGTCGAGATCTACGACGTCATCCACCCGCTGCAGCCACGCGTCTCACCCCGGGACGTACGGCTCAGCCCCTTCAACGACCGACAGAAGGAGCTCGGGGCATTCTTCCTCGAGACGAACGGGTGGGAGCGTCCGCACTGGTACGAAGCCAACGCTGCGTTGCTCAATGAACTGCCTGCGGAATGGAAGGCTCCTGAGCGTGAGGGCTGGGCGGACATGTTCCACTCACCGATCGCGGCGGTCGAAGCGTGGAAGACGCGGACGAATGTGGCCATGTATGACATGACCGCTCTCAAGCGTTTCGAGGTCAAGGGGCCAGGAGCTGGCGAGCTGCTGCACGGGCTGACCACCTCGTCGATGCTGCGCAAGCCGGGAGCAGTCAGCTACACCCTGCTGCTTGATCACGAAGGCGGCATCACCAGCGACATCACCGTCGCGATCCTCGACGAGCAGACCTACCAGGTGGGTGCGAACTCGAACATCGACTTCGCCACCATCACCCGCGCGGCACGGGAACAGTCGGCGGCAGATCCGAGCAAGTGGGCTACCGTTCGTGAGACGACGCAGGGAACCTGCTGCATCGGCCTCTGGGGTCCGCTCGCCCGGGAGGTCATCGGCCAGGTCAGCACCGACGACCTCAGCAACGATGGTCTCAAATATTTCCGTACCAAGCAGATCACCATCGGCGGCGTCCCTGTCACGGCGATGCGCCTGTCCTATGTCGGTGAGCTCGGCTGGGAACTCTACACCTCGATGGATCTGGGACACCGGCTCTGGGACGTGCTGTGGGAGGCCGGTCGGGAATTCGGGCTGATCGCCGGAGGTCGTGAAGCCTTCAATTCGATGCGCCTGGAGAAGGGGTTCCGCTCCTTCGGCTCCGATATGACCAGCGAGCACGAGCCCGTCCAGGCGGGACTCGGCTTCGCAGTCAAGGCCTCGAAGACGGACGACTTCCGGGGCAAGTCGGCGCTCGAGGCGCGGGCCGCCGCCGCCACGAAGAAGCTGACGTGCCTGACTCTGGACCGGCGCGAAGATGTCGTCCTGGGCAGCGAGCCGGTGTATGTGGCTGGGAGAGCTGGGGTCGGAGTGAGTGCCGAGGACGCGGCAAACTCAGCAGGCAAAGCTGACGGCTATGTCACCTCGGCGGCCTATGGGTACTCGATCGGGCAGACCATCGCATACGCCTGGCTGCCGAACACCCTTGGTGTCGGAGACGGCGTCGAGATCGAGTACCTGGGGACGAGGCTGCCGGCGACTGTCACCGCGGAGCCGATCTTCGATCCGGAGATGACCCGGCTGAAGGGCTAG
- a CDS encoding DUF1330 domain-containing protein — translation MTAYAIAHLQEAELHPDIAEYIERIPETFLPFGGQFLVHAAAHEVKEGSWPGHVVIIGFPSIDDARRWWDSPAYRRIAPLRSRHIASDIILVEGVPEGYDPSGTAQAMRGSLE, via the coding sequence TTGACTGCCTATGCGATCGCGCATCTCCAAGAAGCCGAACTACATCCGGACATCGCCGAATACATCGAGCGAATCCCCGAAACATTCTTGCCTTTCGGCGGTCAGTTCCTCGTCCATGCCGCTGCGCACGAAGTCAAAGAGGGCAGCTGGCCGGGGCACGTGGTGATCATCGGGTTTCCGAGCATCGACGATGCGCGGAGGTGGTGGGACTCACCGGCCTACCGACGGATCGCGCCGTTGCGCTCACGCCATATCGCCAGCGACATCATCCTCGTCGAAGGCGTACCTGAAGGCTACGACCCATCCGGGACCGCGCAGGCGATGCGCGGCTCGCTGGAGTGA
- a CDS encoding LysR family transcriptional regulator, translating to MIDPRLITLRTFAACGTVAATAELTGYSPSAVSGQLRELQHSLGMTLLVKDGRGLRLTATGQNLVRRSDRLIAEWEDIRASSLSAGDQTPTHFGIGGFSTASANLLAPLAAHLQKSHPTSTVHVTEASPTRCFELLVAERIDLAVVVSMQGDVQVEDDPRFEKVDLLDDPLDVMVPSDHPVAAFESVTLADLAAEDWITAAPGSPYHALFIAAFTAAGVTPRISHESVEWETQAALVGVGVGVSLLPRLVSLAGEDNVTRVRLSGPGRLSRKIVTAVRTGSRNSPLIKESLWHLRATSQHILATRLGE from the coding sequence ATGATCGATCCTCGACTCATCACACTGCGCACGTTCGCCGCCTGCGGCACTGTTGCTGCCACCGCCGAGCTCACCGGCTATTCCCCGTCGGCCGTGTCCGGGCAGCTGCGCGAGCTCCAGCATTCACTGGGAATGACGCTGCTCGTCAAGGACGGACGCGGGCTGCGCCTGACGGCGACCGGCCAAAATCTCGTGCGCCGATCCGACAGGCTCATCGCCGAATGGGAAGACATCCGTGCCTCCTCCTTAAGCGCCGGGGACCAGACGCCAACGCATTTCGGCATCGGAGGATTCTCGACCGCCTCGGCGAATCTGCTCGCTCCACTTGCAGCCCACCTGCAGAAGTCTCACCCCACGTCCACGGTCCACGTCACCGAAGCAAGTCCCACGAGGTGTTTCGAACTCCTCGTGGCCGAACGCATCGATCTCGCCGTCGTCGTCTCCATGCAGGGAGATGTCCAGGTCGAAGACGATCCGCGATTCGAGAAGGTCGATCTCCTCGACGATCCGCTCGACGTCATGGTGCCCTCCGACCACCCGGTCGCCGCGTTCGAGTCCGTGACACTGGCCGATCTGGCCGCCGAAGATTGGATCACCGCCGCACCCGGGTCGCCCTATCACGCACTGTTCATCGCCGCCTTCACCGCGGCCGGAGTGACCCCGCGGATCTCCCACGAATCTGTCGAATGGGAGACGCAGGCGGCGCTTGTCGGAGTCGGAGTGGGCGTCAGTCTGCTGCCCAGGCTGGTCAGCCTGGCAGGGGAGGACAATGTCACCAGAGTCCGCCTGAGCGGGCCAGGCAGACTCAGCCGGAAGATCGTCACCGCGGTCCGCACCGGGAGCCGCAATTCGCCGTTGATCAAGGAATCCCTGTGGCATCTGCGGGCAACCTCCCAGCACATTCTCGCGACCCGCCTCGGCGAATGA
- a CDS encoding aromatic ring-hydroxylating oxygenase subunit alpha, translated as MELTAVNLAPTLKGFPAGFSEERLDEVRRLLDARRTGFSLEAPFYTDDHLFNLDMQAIFGQNWVFACSVAEIPEPGDYVTLDYGPYSLIVLRTDDGGVNVLHNVCRHRGARVLTEDTGTTGNLVCGYHSWTYSPEGDLIHASAPGEMEFDKACYSLKRAHGTIAAGLVFLCLAEEPPADFADTAAIFEPYVAPHELTKTKVAYQQNIVEEANWKLVMENNRECYHCDGHPELACALFPTWGLTDETIPPHLEDVWDRNQQAQAALEYRCRRYGLPYEVVEELDTRIAGIRISRESLDGQGESFSADGRRLSKKLLGDLPDFRLGRCSMHLQPNSWFHLLGDHVVTFTVLPINAHQTLVRTTWLVADDAVEGVDYDLETLTHTWKQTNLQDRNFVELCQQGATSPFYEQGPYMKSEYQVEAFINWYVQRMREHVG; from the coding sequence ATGGAATTGACCGCAGTGAATCTGGCGCCGACATTGAAGGGCTTCCCTGCCGGCTTCAGCGAGGAGAGGCTCGACGAGGTTCGACGCCTTCTCGACGCCCGCCGCACCGGCTTCTCGCTTGAGGCGCCGTTCTACACCGATGATCATCTCTTCAACCTCGATATGCAGGCGATCTTCGGGCAGAACTGGGTCTTCGCCTGCAGCGTCGCGGAGATTCCCGAGCCCGGTGACTACGTCACGCTCGACTACGGCCCCTACTCACTCATCGTTCTGCGCACCGACGACGGCGGAGTCAATGTCCTCCACAACGTGTGCCGCCACCGTGGCGCTCGTGTCCTCACCGAGGACACCGGAACTACAGGCAACCTGGTCTGCGGCTACCATTCGTGGACCTATTCGCCCGAGGGCGACCTCATCCACGCCTCGGCGCCGGGCGAGATGGAATTCGACAAGGCCTGCTATTCGCTCAAGCGTGCCCACGGCACGATCGCCGCGGGCCTCGTCTTCCTCTGCCTGGCAGAAGAGCCACCGGCCGATTTCGCTGACACTGCCGCGATCTTCGAGCCCTATGTCGCACCCCACGAGCTGACGAAGACGAAGGTCGCCTACCAGCAGAACATCGTCGAAGAGGCCAACTGGAAGCTCGTGATGGAGAACAACCGCGAGTGTTACCACTGCGATGGCCACCCCGAGCTCGCCTGCGCCCTGTTCCCGACCTGGGGACTGACCGATGAGACGATCCCACCCCATCTCGAGGACGTCTGGGACCGCAACCAGCAGGCCCAGGCCGCGCTGGAATACCGGTGCCGACGTTACGGACTGCCCTACGAGGTCGTCGAGGAACTCGACACCCGCATCGCCGGAATCCGGATCTCGCGCGAATCACTCGATGGGCAGGGGGAGTCGTTCTCAGCCGACGGCCGACGGCTGTCGAAGAAGCTCCTCGGCGATCTTCCCGATTTCCGTCTGGGACGCTGTTCCATGCACCTGCAGCCCAACAGCTGGTTCCACCTCCTCGGCGACCATGTGGTGACCTTCACGGTGCTCCCGATCAATGCGCATCAGACGCTTGTGCGCACCACCTGGCTCGTCGCCGACGATGCGGTCGAGGGCGTCGACTACGATCTCGAGACGCTGACGCACACGTGGAAGCAGACGAATCTGCAGGATAGGAACTTCGTCGAACTCTGCCAGCAGGGGGCGACGAGTCCGTTCTATGAGCAGGGCCCATATATGAAGAGCGAATACCAGGTCGAGGCCTTCATCAACTGGTACGTGCAGCGGATGCGGGAGCACGTGGGATGA